CCGGAGACTTTACAAGATTTATATCAAACGAATCTGCACTTCCGTGTTTTTCATCTGAATTTAAGAAAATCTTATAATGATAAAATGTTATTTTGTCACCTTTTTCATATTGTGAATCGTCCTCATTTGCAATCAATCTTGCTCTGAGTTCCAACACACCATCAGATAGATATTTTGAGTATATAGCCTCGTCAAAAACAATTTCTTTAACTGGATCTGTAACAATCTCTTCAAACGGAGCCAATTTTCCTGTAAGTTGCGTAACATCAATTATCTTAGGATTAGTAATATCGCTAGCGTTATGAATACTAATATTAAGACGGTAATTTAATGACTCATTTCTCTTGTTATCAATCAAGTAGGTGACATTTCTTAATTTTTCATTGAAATTTACCCTACGACTACTTTCTGTAGGAAAAATACATTCATGAAGTGTTAATTTAACTTCTTCTCTACTATTAGTTGGTCTGTCAATATCAAAGAAATAAGGCAATTCCTTTCGTTTTTCTTTTCTGCTTCCTATTACTTTTACAGAAAGTAATATCCTATTCTCTGCAAATGGAACAGAGTTATCCTTCGTAATTTGATGTTCAAAGTCAAGCTTTTTTACCTCCCCAGATTCAATGGATATTTTGTCTTTTTTTATTATTGAAACAACAGAACCTGTTTGAGGATTCACAACAGATAAATTATATTCAAATTTCTTATTAACCGTGTATGAGCTACTCATTCTAACAGAAAATTTTATAGTATCCCCGCCAGTTACTCTTTCAGAATTTTCTTCAGGGTATCTAATGTTTTGCCAGCGAACATCAAAATCCGCCCTCTTAGGCCCATTACCGAGATTCTCAAAATTAAGTTTTTTAAATAAATCTTGAATTTCTTCTTTAATATGATTTAATTCATCTTTTAGTTTTTTATCTTCGCTTTCTTTATCTTTAATGTAGCCCCACTCAGTTAAACAAGTAGTTACTTTATTTTGGGTATAGTTCCTGAGGTTTTGATATTGCAACTTCCCCTTTTTACCTTTACTTACACCAAAATGAACCTTGTCTTCAATTTCAGAGAGTTTTTCCTCCCACTGCTCATCAACCTCAATATATCCCCAATACTTACCATCAACTTTCTTAGGTATATCTTTGAGATCAATCTCTCCGATTTTCATGCCTTTTCTATAGTATGAAATACCTTGCCACCTATTGTCTCCGTCATCAAATACATATAACCCAAAGTGTTTAACTTTATATCCTACATCATATTTTTCTGGCGACGGCAATTCATAAGTACGAGTACTTTGCTTAATATCGGTTGGAACAGCAACTCTATTTCCATTTACGGTAATAGCGGCATCAGCCTTTAATCGGTTTATGATAATCCACCATGATTCTTGAATATCATTAATAATAGTGCCATCATTTATTGCGTTCACAAGTTCTTCTTTTGGAGAAACAATAATGATTCTTGATCCAACAGTTGTTTTCTCGCTAAGTCCGGTATTTTCAAAAATAAATTTCTTAGCTTCATTTCCTTCATAAGCAACGGATTCTACTTGCCCTTTTTTATTTATATTCGCTACATATTTTCCATCTTCACGTAAAGAATCAAAATAGTAAGTATAATCTTCAGACGCAACAGAATACACGCTTTTTCCTGCACCGTACAAACCGCCTCCAGTGGAATTACCACCAGAATTAAACATAGATGTAAAACGAGATAATCTTTCTTCAGGGGGAAGGGTTTCTTCTCTTGCCATCATTGCATTAATCTCTTCTGCAGGAGTGTTTTTGCCAGTCAAACCCATAGTTCCACTATCGGAGACAATAACAAATTTCCCATAACTATTTTCTTTATATGAAATATCGCATTTCCAATTCTTCCAATTATTTGTCTTTCTCGCGCCCACAGCATTTTGAATAGCATCTTTTTGAAATCCATTAGGAAAAGATACCCCAGCATCTAAATATGCACCAATAATCCAATCAACATTTCTTTTGTAATTTTGTGGAATAGGTGTTAGTCCCATATAAGTCCCCCTTAATTCAGTGTGAATCTTTTACTTTTATTGCTTTCAATCTTATTAAACTTTTTTCTAGCTTCTTTTACTTCGGATTCAATAGCAGAGAAAATTTTATCAACATCTTCTTGTGTATAATCATATGCGCTTGAATTTGAGCAATTTCCAAGAAGTTGTAGCATATCTATTATTTTGTTAGTGCGTGCTTCTGCAAGTCTTACAAATTTTTGCCTTTTTGTTTCACGTTCTTTTGGCATATAACTACCTCCATTTTCCATATGTTTCTTATATTATATTTCTGCGATCGTTTTTAGTCAATAATATTTCTTAAATATTTGTAACATTTTTAAAATATTTGGAGCTAGATTATTTATTATATAAAATAAGCCGTAGATTTGTAATAATCTACGGCTTATTTTTTTGCTATATATATTTTATTTTAAATATTCTAATAATATTTCGGCGATGCCCTTTGCCAAAAGAGGTGGAACAGCATTTCCAACCTGTTGGTATTGTGAATCTTTTGTACCAATAAACACAAATGAATCTGGAAATGATTGCAATCTTGCGGCTTCTCTTACGGATATTGCTCTATCCAAAGTAGGATGAATCCACATGGATTTTCTGACGTTAACGACTGTACCACTGGGCTTATTTGGATCCAATCGCAAATAAATCGTATTCTGTGTTCTTTCTGGCTTAGAATAAGTATCCTTATCCTCAATGTTCAGACTGTGAAAATTTTTGCCTTGTTTTATTTTTCTAAATCTGTCTAACGCTTTTTCTGTTGTTTTGGTTGTAATTTGATTTGTTACTCCCTTACTGCCTGTTCTCATCAGCATTGCGTACTCACTTAATTCATCATTAATTTTATATGGTTGTAAATTTTGTTTTTTATCATATCCAACTTCATAATTTGTCAAATCGTTGATTGCATCTCCAACCGTAGGTATCACTTCCGATTTATTTATATTTGTATAGTCCAACTCCTTTCCTGATTTGTGGTATATGTCTTTTCTAATTCCGAGCACTATATATCTTCTGCGTTCTTGCGGAACGCCAAACCACTCTGCATTAAACACATTTCCTTTTTGTATATATTCATTTCCAAGTATTGCATTCACATAATCAATTACTGAATAAGATTTGGTTATAAATCTTAATCCCTGCTCTTCTGAATAGTCATATGTTCCTATTAATTCATTACTTGTTATTTCACGGATGAATTCTATCAGTTTTTGCAAATTAACAACATAGTCAAGATCTGCCTTAATATCATCAAATTTTTCATTTTCTAAGGCTGATAATATTAACGATAATTTATTCGTCATTATTATTGTTCCATTTTCCGTAGCTTCTTGATTATCAGTTATGTAATCTGAAATCAACTTTTTTATAAGTGAGGTATTTTTCGTTAAAAAGTTTGGAAGTCTCCTATTGTTATCTAGGTTTTTCCTCAGAACACTTAACAAATGTTTCAATTGAAAGGGTATATCATATACTGCTAGATTCTCCTGCGGTAACTGTTCTAGATCTATATCGGCAAACACATGGTCAGCCAGTACCAATGAATCAATTCTCTTCGGAATATTAAATCCTTGTGCAATCAATTCTTCAATTTCATTGTTATCTTTATATGAATCGTAAAATCTGTGTGTATCGGACTCTAGCATACTCACATTTTCCATAACAAATGCCTTAGGTCTTACTTGTTTAATAGCTCTAAAATATTCTTTTACCAGACTGTTATTCATGCTAATAAGATGATTTTTTTGCCTGTTTGCGTTGGAAAATCCTTGGCAAGGGGGCCCTCCAATTACAACATCTATTTCATTATCTTTTCTTTTATTCAACGCACCAAAGTCGTATCCTATCACATTGTTTATAAATTCAAACCCTTCTGAATGTTTTGCAATATTTTGTTTATATGTTTCTCTAGCATTCTCGTTTATTTCTGCTGCTGCAACAAGTTCATATTCTCTAGTTAAATAAAATCCATAGCTTAAGCCACCCGCACCAGCAAATAAATCAATAACCTTAATCATCGGATTTACCTCGACTTTCTGCACCAACAACTCGATTTTTACTACGCACCCACGAGTCAACTTCGCTAATTTTAAATTTCCATTTTCTATCTATCTTATATCCAGGAAGTCCCTGAGTATTAACCATTTTCTTAACAGTATCTCTACTACTGTCTAGATGTTTACAAATTTCTTCCATTGAAACCCATTTTTCTACTGCCATGCTATTACTCCTAAATCTTCATTTTATTTTAACTCATTCCACACACAAATTCAAGTGGATTTATAACTATTTATTACTAAAAATTACTAGAATAAACTAATAAAAACTAAAAAGTTTTTTAATTAGAGTATGTCAATAAAGAATTTTTTATTATCCACTTTAGCGAGTTAAGCGAACGACAGAGAGCGAAACAAAAAACCACCTGCTATGCAGGTGGAGGGACATAGCTTTAGCTTCAAGCACTAAGAAAACCTCCTTAAAGTATAATTGTGATAATCACATGCACAATTAAACAAGGAGGTTAAAACTTGGACAAGAATAGTTTATCACATACCAAGTGAAGATGAAAATACCACATAGTTTTTGCACCAAAATATAGAAGACAAGTAATATACAGGCAATTGATAAAAGACATAGGCAGTATACTTCGCGAATTATGTTCAAGAAAAGGAATAAAAATAATAGAAGCAGAACTATGTCCAGATCATATCCACATGCTTGTAGAAATCCCACCAAAATATTCAATATCACAAATAATGGGATATTTAAAAGGAAAAAGTTCATTAATATTATTTGATAGACATGCCAACCTAAAATATAAATACGGAAACAGAAATTTTTGGTTTAGAGGATATTATGTAGATACAGTAGGCAGAAATGAAAAGAAAATAAAAGAATATATACAAAATCAATTAAAAGAAGATTATTACGCTGACCAAATAAGTATAAAGGAATACTATGACCCGTTACGAGAGAGGAAGTCAAATAAGAACAAATAAAAAAACTGCTTCAGCAGTAGTTGGGAAAGTGGTGCATGTGATGGAATACTCGACAGCCCCAATAGGGGCGTGCCGTTATTCGCGCATTATAGTCGCTGTACAAACTACCAGTTTAGCTGGTAGTTTTGATTCAAAACATTTTCCTAAATTTATTTAGTAAAAACTAATCCAAGTTTAACTTACGAAATGTTTAAATATTAAGTTGTAAAGCATGGTATAATATTACAGAAAAATTATTCAAAGTGAAATGACCTAAGAGGTGAAATATAGGATTTTCCTATGATAAATTATGTAAAATATTAATAGAAGACAGGAGAGAAGATTATGGAAAATAAAAATAAAATAAAGAATTTTTTTAAAATCATCTTAAGGATTTTTTTATTGTTG
This genomic window from Anaerococcus murdochii contains:
- a CDS encoding DNA cytosine methyltransferase, with amino-acid sequence MIKVIDLFAGAGGLSYGFYLTREYELVAAAEINENARETYKQNIAKHSEGFEFINNVIGYDFGALNKRKDNEIDVVIGGPPCQGFSNANRQKNHLISMNNSLVKEYFRAIKQVRPKAFVMENVSMLESDTHRFYDSYKDNNEIEELIAQGFNIPKRIDSLVLADHVFADIDLEQLPQENLAVYDIPFQLKHLLSVLRKNLDNNRRLPNFLTKNTSLIKKLISDYITDNQEATENGTIIMTNKLSLILSALENEKFDDIKADLDYVVNLQKLIEFIREITSNELIGTYDYSEEQGLRFITKSYSVIDYVNAILGNEYIQKGNVFNAEWFGVPQERRRYIVLGIRKDIYHKSGKELDYTNINKSEVIPTVGDAINDLTNYEVGYDKKQNLQPYKINDELSEYAMLMRTGSKGVTNQITTKTTEKALDRFRKIKQGKNFHSLNIEDKDTYSKPERTQNTIYLRLDPNKPSGTVVNVRKSMWIHPTLDRAISVREAARLQSFPDSFVFIGTKDSQYQQVGNAVPPLLAKGIAEILLEYLK
- a CDS encoding helix-turn-helix domain-containing protein, which codes for MAVEKWVSMEEICKHLDSSRDTVKKMVNTQGLPGYKIDRKWKFKISEVDSWVRSKNRVVGAESRGKSDD
- the tnpA gene encoding IS200/IS605 family transposase is translated as MVFAPKYRRQVIYRQLIKDIGSILRELCSRKGIKIIEAELCPDHIHMLVEIPPKYSISQIMGYLKGKSSLILFDRHANLKYKYGNRNFWFRGYYVDTVGRNEKKIKEYIQNQLKEDYYADQISIKEYYDPLRERKSNKNK